The stretch of DNA CATGGCGGGGGATATTTCCACAAGGCGTTTCCGGAATTCCTGTGTCTTACCAAAACAGGACAGATCCATGATGGCTTCGGCTTTGAGTTTCAGGGCAAGATGAACCTTTTCCATCTCCACTTCCACATCAGAACAGTCCTTGGAAATACCCAGATTCACGTTGATCTTGGTGCGAAGACCTTCACCCACACCTTCGGCACTTAAATGTTTGTGGTTTTTATTGGCAGGAATGATGATCCGGCCCTTTGCCATCAGCGCCATGAGGCGTTCCGGGGCCATGCCCTCTTTTTCGGAAACCGTACGGATTTCCGGGGTAAGAATGCCCTTTCTCGCTGCGTCCATCTGTGTGGTGTATGTCATGTTTATCTTCCTTTTTTAGACAGAATGTTTCTGATTTCTCTTATTTTTCCGCCAATATCCTCAGCTCCCGTAATTTCCGTGACAAGACAGATGCACCTTGCCCCGCGTATTGCCACCTCATGGATGTTGTGGGCCTTGATGCCACCAATGGCCACAAAGGGCAGGGGGATGTTGTTCACCACATGCTCAAGATAGGCCAAACCCACGGGATCGCAGACATCCTTTTTAGTACGGGTTTCAAAAATGGGACCGACGCCGATGTAATCTGCTCCGGAAGCAAGGGCGGCGGCGGCCTGTTCCGGACTGTGGGTGGAAAGCCCGATGGCCATGGTTTCACCCACAAGCTCCCTTACGGCAGAAACGGGCCAGTCATCCTGACCGATGTGCACACCATCCGCACCCACCATAAGGGCAAGGTCCACATCATCGTTCACTACAAGTTTAGCTTCGTAATCTTTTGTTATTTTTCTTATTTCCTTACACTCTTCGTATTTTTCGCGAAGGTTTTTTTCCTTTTCCCTGTACTGCACAAGACGGATGTCCGCTTCCATCATCTGTCGCACCACCTCCATATTGGATCTTCCCCTGGAATGCTCCGATGCGGTAATGGCATAGATATCCGTATTCAGAATATGTTTGCGGTTTTCAGGAATCAGGGTCTCCAAAATACGCTTTTCCAATCCATAGGTCTCAAAGCGGCACCGCTCAAAAAAAAGGGACAATTCCGGCATGGAAAGGGCAGCGGCCTGCTCTTCAAGGCTTCTCAGTGCTTCCTGTACCCGTTTGCAGTTGGCCACAGCCACATCTGTCATGCCGGATCTGTTTATGGGCGGACCGTTCTGGGAAATCACAAAACCCGGATCCGTTTCACTGTTTCTGGCTTTCACAGCCTTTACAGCAAGAGCGGCCGTATTTTTACGAATGCTGTGCCGGAGGTTACGCAGGGCTTTGGAAAGAGAAGCCTCTTCTGGTACAAAACGCAGAAGATCCTCCAGCACACGCAGCCCTTCGCAGCAGCGATTTAAATTGGCATCCATGATGCGGTAAAGGGAAGAAGGATTCATGGGTTTATCTCCTTGGATGTCAGGCTTCCTATGAGGTATTTCAAAATG from Desulfobotulus pelophilus encodes:
- the thiE gene encoding thiamine phosphate synthase produces the protein MNPSSLYRIMDANLNRCCEGLRVLEDLLRFVPEEASLSKALRNLRHSIRKNTAALAVKAVKARNSETDPGFVISQNGPPINRSGMTDVAVANCKRVQEALRSLEEQAAALSMPELSLFFERCRFETYGLEKRILETLIPENRKHILNTDIYAITASEHSRGRSNMEVVRQMMEADIRLVQYREKEKNLREKYEECKEIRKITKDYEAKLVVNDDVDLALMVGADGVHIGQDDWPVSAVRELVGETMAIGLSTHSPEQAAAALASGADYIGVGPIFETRTKKDVCDPVGLAYLEHVVNNIPLPFVAIGGIKAHNIHEVAIRGARCICLVTEITGAEDIGGKIREIRNILSKKGR